The Cyanobacteria bacterium QS_8_64_29 genomic sequence CCCCAATGGCGGCCGCAATGGGTTCATCCAGCAAAAAGACCTCGCGGGCGCCTGCTTGCGACGCCGCTTCCATCACGGCGCGCCGCTCCACGCCGGTCACGCCCGAGGGAATGCCGATGGCAATGCGCGGTCGAAACAGCGACCGACCGTTGAGCGCCTTGCGGATGAACTGCTGCAGCATGAGCTCGGCGCTCTCAAAGTCCGCGATCACGCCATCGCGCAGCGGCCGCAAGGCTACTATGTTCTCGGGCGTCCGGCCCAGCATGGCCTTGGCTTGCTGGCCGATGGCCAATACCTCCTGGGTGTTTTTATCGATGGCCACCACCGAGGGTTCATCCAGGATGTCCTCGCTGTTAGTGACGAACACCAAGGTGTTAGCTGTCCCCAAATCGATGCCCACGTCCCGCGACAAGCGGTTCAGGGACAGGCGACCGAACGAAATGCGCTCCAACCACCCCACGCGGTTCCCCCTATCCAACTTCACGATTGCTCCTTGCCATCTTACGCGATCGTCAATTGCCACTGTAGGGGCCGCTATAATCGAGCTGCCAGGGTTGCAAGGAGCGAGCGCATGAGCCTCAACACCGTCAATTTGGTCGGCCGGGCCGGGGCCGATCCCGACGTTAAGTACTTCGAGTCCGGCAGCGTCGTCTGCAATTTGCCGCTGGCTGTGGATCGGCGTAGCCGCAACAGCGACAAGCCCGACTGGTTCCACCTGGAGATGTGGAACCGCAATGCCGAGGTGGCTGCCAACTACGTGCAAAAGGGCAAGCTGCTGGGCATTGAGGGGGCCCTCAAAATCGATAGCTGGACCGATCGCCAGACGGGCGCCAGTCGCTCCAAGCCCGTCATCCGCGTCAACCGGATGGAGCTGCTGGGGGGCAAGCGCGAGGCCGATGCCAGCGCGGTCGAGGGCTACGACGCGGCCGAGTTTTGAGCTCAGTAGCCGATTTCGAGGGTCACGGCTGCCTCAACTGCTTGCTCGCCGCCGACAACAGGGGTGGCGGCATTGGCTGTCTCGGCCCGAGCAGCTGCGGCCGCCAGCGGGCGCGGTCGCGGTGCATCGGCATCTTGGATTTGAATGCGCCGCACCTCTTGCTGGCTCAAGCCCAGCTCGTCCAAAACCGCTTGGGCCTGTTGCCGCGCATTGCGGACGGCTTCGCGCAGCGCTTGCTGGCGCGCCTCGGCGATCGCATCTTGCGTTGCGGTCAGATTGACTTGCTCGATGCGGGTGGCGCCCGCTTGGACTGCGGCATCCAGAATGGCGCCCGTCTCATCCGCATCGGTCCGGAAGCTGACCGTGTTGCTGCCGCGGTAGCCCACTAGCTGGCGCTGGCTGTCAGTTTCTTGGTAGCGCGGCCGCAGGCTGACCCCTTGGGTTTGCAACCGCTTGACCTCTCGCTGGCGCAGCACCTCCACGACTGCGGCAGTGCGCTCGGCCACGCGCTGCTGCACTTGCTGGGCGGTTTCGTCTTGCAGCTCCACCCCGAGCCTGACCTGGGCTTTCTGCGCGGGGATGCGCTCGGTTCCATGGCCGGTGACGCTGAGGGTGTTGGGTGCTGGTTGGGGTGAAGATGGCTGGGCGACGGCGGGCGAGGGCGCGGCCGTTGCAATGGTGGCGATCACGGCGGCGGGTGCCAGCCAGCGGAGGGCTTGGGGCATGTTTTGCGCTCGGCAAGCCAGCGCCTTTATCCTATCGCAGGACGTTGTGCCGGTCCTGGGTGCGCATTGCGGGGGAAGCATTGGTTTGGGTCCTAACGAATGACGATGGCATCGACGCGCCCGGCATCCGCGCGCTGCAGCAAGCAGTGGGCAACCAGGGCGCGCTCGTGGCGCCGCAAGCGCGCCTATCGGGCTGCGGGCACCAAGTCACTACCCAGGCCCCCATTGCACTCCAGCCGCGCTCGGCGAGCGAGTACAGCGTGGCGGGCACGCCCGCCGATTGCGTGCGCCTGGCCATTAAGGCTTTGGACCTTGAGGTGGAATGGGTGCTCTCGGGCATCAATGCTGGGGGCAATTTGGGCGTGGACACCTACGCCTCCGGAACAGTGGCGGCCGTCCGGGAGGCAGCTACCCTAGGCGTCCCCGGCGTGGCCCTATCGCAATACGTGCGACCGCAAGCCGCCATTGACTGGATGGCAGCCCAGCAGCGAGCGGCGGCCGTTCTGGCCGAGCTGGGCCGGCGATCGCTGCCGCCGGGCGGCTTCTGGAACGTCAATTTGCCCCATCCGGCCCCCGGAAGCCCCGAGCCGCAGCTCGTTTTTTGCCCGCCCAGCACTCAGCCGCTGCCGGTCCAGTACCGCGCCTGGGGCAACCAGTACTACTACACCG encodes the following:
- a CDS encoding single-stranded DNA-binding protein gives rise to the protein MSLNTVNLVGRAGADPDVKYFESGSVVCNLPLAVDRRSRNSDKPDWFHLEMWNRNAEVAANYVQKGKLLGIEGALKIDSWTDRQTGASRSKPVIRVNRMELLGGKREADASAVEGYDAAEF
- a CDS encoding 5'/3'-nucleotidase SurE; translated protein: MAGRRRARARPLQWWRSRRRVPASGGLGACFALGKPAPLSYRRTLCRSWVRIAGEALVWVLTNDDGIDAPGIRALQQAVGNQGALVAPQARLSGCGHQVTTQAPIALQPRSASEYSVAGTPADCVRLAIKALDLEVEWVLSGINAGGNLGVDTYASGTVAAVREAATLGVPGVALSQYVRPQAAIDWMAAQQRAAAVLAELGRRSLPPGGFWNVNLPHPAPGSPEPQLVFCPPSTQPLPVQYRAWGNQYYYTGDYSQRDHAPGTDVDVCFSGDIAVTQLQL